The following proteins are co-located in the Phocoena phocoena chromosome 1, mPhoPho1.1, whole genome shotgun sequence genome:
- the OPTC gene encoding opticin → MKLLALLSLLALMLAQEVRTASLPETEREPEGDQPHGEGDSYAVLQLGDYVLSLDNYDQVIDLSNYDELTDYREQLPKVKGTSLASPTRTSFTQSTRAPRTPPSNPTMARPTTQGLLVSLTSHGLPTCLICVCLGSSVYCDDADLENIPPLPQTTAYLYARFNRISHIRAGDFKGLTKLKRIDLSSNFISSIDDDALLLLPALQDLILPENKLAVLPVLPTGIEVLDIRLNQLQSSGIQPEAFRALEKLQFLYLADNLLDSIPRSLPLSLRSLHLQNNMIETMQRDTFCDAERPKHTRRQLEDIRLDGNPINLNLFPSAYFCLPRLPTGRFT, encoded by the exons ATGAAGCTCCTGGCCTTACTCAGCCTGCTGGCCCTGATGCTGGCCCAGGAAGTAAGGACAGCATCTCTCCCAGAGACGGAGAGGGAGCCGGAAGGAGACCAGCCACACGGAGAAGGCGATTCTTATGCAGTTCTGCAACTGGGGGACTATGTCCTGAGCCTGGACAACTACGATCAAGTCATTGACCTGAGCAACTATGATGAACTCACAGACTACAGGGAGCAGCTCCCCAAG gttaaagggaccAGCCTGGCTTCTCCAACCAGGACAAGTTTCACTCAGAGCACAAGGGCTCCAAGGACACCCCCTTCAAACCCCACAATGGCCAGGCCTACGACGCAGGGCCTGCTGGTTTCCCTGACCAGCCATG GCCTGCCAACCTGTCTGATCTGCGTGTGCCTTGGTTCCTCTGTGTACTGTGATGATGCTGACCTAGAGAAcatccctcctcttccccagacAACCGCTTACCTGTACGCCCGCTTCAACCGCATCAGCCATATTCGGGCTGGAGACTTCAAAGGGCTGA CAAAACTGAAGAGGATTGACCTCTCTAGCAATTTCATCTCCTCCATCGATGACGATGCCCTCCTCCTGCTGCCTGCTCTGCAGGATCTGATCCTCCCTGAGAACAAGCTGGCAGTGCTACCTGTGCTGCCCACTGGCATTGAGGTCCTGGACATCCGCCTGAACCAGCTCCAGAGTTCAGGGATACAGCCTGAAGCCTTCAGG GCGCTGGAGAAGCTGCAGTTCCTCTACCTGGCCGATAACCTTCTGGACTCCATCCCCAGGTCcctgcccctgagcctgcgctcacTACACCTGCAG AATAACATGATAGAGACCATGCAGAGGGACACCTTCTGTGACGCTGAGAGGCCCAAGCACACGCGGAGGCAGCTGGAAGACATCCGCCTGGACGGCAATCCCATCAACCTGAACCTCTTCCCCAGTGCCTACTTCTGCCTGCCTCGGCTCCCCACAGGCCGCTTCACCTAG